A single genomic interval of Synechococcales cyanobacterium T60_A2020_003 harbors:
- a CDS encoding HU family DNA-binding protein, translated as MNKGELVDSVAGKANVTKKQADAVLTAAIEAIMEAVSKGEKVTLVGFGSFEPRERKAREGRNPKTGEAMEIPATKVPAFSAGKLFKEMVAPK; from the coding sequence ATGAACAAAGGTGAACTCGTTGATTCCGTTGCCGGAAAGGCCAATGTCACTAAGAAGCAGGCCGATGCCGTCCTCACGGCTGCAATCGAAGCCATTATGGAAGCGGTTTCCAAAGGTGAGAAAGTAACCCTCGTTGGCTTTGGTTCCTTTGAGCCGAGAGAGCGAAAGGCTCGTGAAGGCCGTAATCCCAAAACTGGCGAAGCGATGGAGATTCCAGCAACAAAGGTGCCTGCCTTCTCGGCTGGCAAGCTGTTCAAAGAAATGGTGGCACCCAAATAG
- a CDS encoding threonine-phosphate decarboxylase yields the protein MSSQSLDRPHHGGNLIWAAQLSGTSPSSILDFSASINPLGPPASVLSAIQHQINQIRVYPDPDTHELRTVLSAFHRVPADFILPGNGSAELLTWACRELAECDATYLITPAFGDYRRALLAFDATIAPCPIAIPSPPPANTAPFITALKTLLDAPPQAGVLLNNPHNPTGYLASLDVLRPILEHFALVVVDEAFMDFLPGEPESVIPWIEHYPNLVVLRSLTKFYSVPGLRIGYAIAHPDRLKRWQRWRDPWSVNALATVAAIAAVQDHDFQQCTWDWLSEARSQLFQGIQAIPGLHPLPGAVNYLLVHSSVSVPDLQYALLQQHQILIRDCLSFPELGDRFFRIAVRTVAENQRLLSALTERLPT from the coding sequence GTGTCTAGTCAGTCGTTAGATCGACCCCATCACGGGGGAAATCTCATCTGGGCAGCTCAGCTCAGTGGGACTTCCCCCAGTTCTATTTTGGACTTCTCGGCCAGTATCAATCCCCTAGGGCCGCCCGCCAGTGTTCTGAGCGCGATTCAGCACCAGATCAATCAGATTCGGGTCTACCCCGATCCCGATACCCATGAATTGAGAACGGTGCTGAGTGCGTTTCATCGCGTTCCGGCTGACTTCATCCTGCCCGGTAACGGTTCGGCGGAGTTGCTCACCTGGGCCTGTCGGGAACTGGCGGAGTGCGATGCTACCTATCTGATCACACCTGCCTTTGGCGATTATCGGCGGGCTCTCCTGGCCTTCGATGCGACGATCGCCCCTTGCCCCATCGCCATACCTTCACCCCCTCCCGCTAATACCGCCCCCTTCATCACCGCTTTAAAGACCCTCCTAGACGCTCCTCCACAGGCAGGAGTACTGCTCAACAATCCCCATAACCCAACGGGGTATTTGGCCTCGTTAGACGTCCTCAGGCCGATTCTGGAGCACTTTGCGCTGGTGGTGGTGGATGAGGCATTTATGGATTTTTTACCCGGTGAACCCGAAAGTGTAATTCCCTGGATTGAACACTACCCCAATCTCGTCGTTTTGCGATCGCTCACCAAGTTTTACAGCGTGCCGGGACTCCGGATTGGGTACGCGATCGCCCATCCCGATCGGCTAAAGCGCTGGCAGCGGTGGCGCGATCCGTGGAGTGTCAATGCCTTGGCAACCGTGGCGGCGATCGCGGCGGTACAGGATCACGACTTTCAGCAGTGCACCTGGGACTGGCTATCCGAGGCGCGATCGCAATTATTCCAGGGCATCCAGGCGATTCCCGGACTCCACCCCCTGCCCGGTGCGGTGAATTATCTCCTCGTTCACAGTTCCGTTTCCGTCCCGGATTTACAATACGCACTCCTCCAACAGCACCAGATTTTAATTCGGGACTGCCTCAGTTTTCCAGAGTTGGGCGATCGCTTTTTCCGGATTGCAGTACGCACGGTTGCCGAAAATCAGCGATTATTGTCAGCATTAACAGAACGATTACCCACGTAA